A genomic stretch from Photobacterium atrarenae includes:
- a CDS encoding ATP-dependent Lon protease, with protein MIVSPTQAGAPTIAPSVNPPTEQVARDNRVREKIVPPTQTAESAREKPLSSDEKQLKKPAWDPSEHPDYHEAAVREQQYGYQDDLEQLVKALSADSYMGDVSELGYSMHIQLPRNLLEELEKISETERIKGVVAHRYAQATVPNPPTEYLVIL; from the coding sequence ATGATCGTTTCCCCTACACAAGCCGGCGCGCCGACGATTGCGCCGTCCGTGAACCCGCCGACCGAGCAGGTGGCGCGGGATAATCGTGTCCGTGAAAAAATCGTCCCGCCGACCCAGACGGCGGAGTCTGCGCGGGAAAAGCCGCTCAGCAGCGATGAGAAACAGCTGAAAAAACCGGCTTGGGATCCCAGTGAGCATCCGGATTATCACGAGGCGGCGGTACGCGAGCAGCAGTATGGTTATCAGGATGACCTCGAGCAGTTAGTCAAGGCGTTGTCAGCCGACAGCTATATGGGTGATGTTAGTGAGCTGGGTTATTCGATGCATATTCAGCTGCCGCGCAATTTACTCGAAGAGCTGGAAAAGATCAGTGAGACCGAGCGGATCAAAGGTGTGGTGGCCCACCGCTATGCCCAGGCGACGGTGCCCAACCCGCCGACGGAATATCTGGTGATCCTTTAG